The following are encoded together in the Anaerostipes caccae L1-92 genome:
- the cas4 gene encoding CRISPR-associated protein Cas4 yields the protein MEINGTLINYYFHCKRQCYLFGNRMNLEDNSEEVKIGKAIHEQKAEQGKNTELALENIKLDRLTKEYLTEIKKSDADPEAARWQILYYLKVLKRNGIIRKGKLEFAEKNKKDKKVKVVELTPELEEELRLYEEQIRSLLESDQVPEVLGKPKCKKCAYYEYCYIE from the coding sequence ATGGAGATCAATGGTACGTTAATCAATTATTATTTTCACTGTAAACGGCAGTGCTACTTGTTTGGAAATCGAATGAACCTAGAGGATAACAGCGAGGAGGTTAAGATCGGAAAGGCGATTCATGAGCAGAAAGCAGAGCAGGGAAAAAATACAGAACTGGCGCTTGAAAATATTAAGCTGGACCGTTTGACGAAGGAATATCTGACAGAGATCAAAAAGTCTGATGCGGACCCGGAAGCGGCAAGGTGGCAGATTTTATATTATTTAAAAGTGCTGAAGAGAAACGGAATTATCAGAAAAGGAAAACTTGAATTTGCAGAGAAAAACAAAAAAGACAAGAAAGTTAAAGTCGTAGAACTGACTCCGGAATTGGAAGAAGAATTGAGGCTGTATGAGGAACAAATCCGATCATTGCTGGAAAGTGACCAAGTTCCTGAAGTATTAGGAAAGCCAAAGTGCAAAAAATGTGCGTACTATGAGTACTGTTATATCGAGTAG
- a CDS encoding CRISPR-associated helicase/endonuclease Cas3, whose translation MYFDKDVVKIEDLIKQPERYFAHKPKKDDRKKETLKEHTNLAEAYFLKIFEEKNLGHCMEVFEEKYFDQLSWEAKNLFRSMMFGIVTFHDFGKVNPYFQKEKMGHEMPEAKKIFSNSHHSLISAALYFEYFMGKVWELDKNDKKQLKEFLFLNSYLIAKHHSDLDTFEKYLKSFEDEDIYHLIEMLEDQDHLNFYKKPFQCSLKRQRLGKAARNLKKAARDRKSRTRQILFYAYERLAYSLLVASDHYAASEYMSGVQIRHFGGMEHMDEFCRQYYGTELYHGIRKYEQEKYLKEKDLRKEENMNIMRTELFLDAEQELKKHMDQNVFFVEAPTGSGKSNLAVNLSFQLMKQNPGIGKIFYVYPFNTLIEQNLESMEKIFGGSKVMEDIAVVNSMKPIPMDRAKRKTDELQYYQEALLNRQFLNYPMILTTHVSLFDTMFGRRKESTFGFHQLANSVLVLDEIQSYRNSIWTEIILFLKEFASFLNMKIIIMSATLPNLDVLSPGLENAVPLIRNREKFYSHPVFKNRVHADYSLMKKEFTMEDLLDHVLKQQNLKKKILVEFIKKESAYTFFQMLQEDGRLELPTELLTGDQSILERKQVLKKIDTAGKQGMILVSTQVIEAGADIDMDIGYKNWSKLDSEEQFMGRINRSCKKKGAVVYFFEMDDPRHIYRDGDARIENLEYTLANEEMRTILSEKDFQKYYKSVLEVLKQTFMESTGDHGIEAFFATKLGLLDHPEIEKRMQLIQDDMWSMSVYLCRKVEEEDGTVVDGKEIWNKYKKLLMDQKMDYSEKKYKLSEVRSKMNYFTYTIQRTVLMYSDKIGELYMIEDGEKYFQNGRLNKILLEGKDGTPDFL comes from the coding sequence ATGTATTTTGATAAAGACGTTGTAAAAATAGAGGATCTGATCAAACAACCGGAGCGGTATTTTGCTCACAAGCCAAAGAAAGACGACAGGAAAAAAGAAACATTAAAAGAGCACACCAACCTGGCAGAAGCTTATTTTCTGAAGATTTTTGAGGAAAAGAATCTGGGACACTGTATGGAGGTGTTTGAAGAAAAATACTTTGATCAGCTCAGCTGGGAAGCAAAGAATCTTTTCAGGAGCATGATGTTTGGTATTGTGACCTTTCATGATTTCGGAAAAGTAAATCCTTATTTTCAGAAGGAAAAGATGGGTCATGAAATGCCGGAGGCTAAAAAGATTTTTTCTAATAGCCATCACTCTTTAATTTCGGCTGCTCTTTACTTTGAATATTTTATGGGGAAAGTATGGGAGCTTGACAAGAATGATAAGAAGCAGCTGAAAGAGTTCTTATTTCTGAATTCTTATTTGATAGCAAAACACCACAGCGATCTAGACACATTTGAAAAATATCTTAAAAGTTTTGAAGATGAAGATATCTATCATTTGATTGAAATGCTGGAAGATCAAGACCATCTTAATTTTTATAAAAAGCCGTTTCAGTGTTCGCTTAAAAGACAAAGACTTGGAAAAGCCGCAAGAAATTTAAAAAAAGCAGCGCGCGATCGAAAAAGCCGGACCAGGCAGATTCTTTTTTACGCGTATGAACGGCTGGCTTATTCTCTGCTGGTCGCCAGTGACCATTATGCTGCATCAGAATATATGAGTGGAGTGCAGATCAGACATTTTGGCGGAATGGAGCATATGGATGAGTTCTGCAGACAATATTATGGGACAGAACTTTATCACGGAATCCGTAAATACGAGCAGGAAAAGTATTTGAAAGAAAAGGATCTGCGGAAAGAAGAGAATATGAATATAATGCGGACGGAGCTTTTTTTGGATGCTGAGCAGGAATTAAAAAAACATATGGATCAGAACGTTTTTTTCGTTGAAGCGCCGACCGGAAGCGGGAAGTCGAATTTGGCTGTCAACTTAAGCTTTCAGCTTATGAAACAGAACCCTGGTATCGGAAAGATATTTTATGTGTATCCATTTAATACTTTGATTGAACAAAATCTTGAGTCCATGGAAAAAATATTTGGGGGATCAAAGGTTATGGAGGACATCGCAGTGGTAAACTCCATGAAGCCGATTCCAATGGACCGGGCCAAACGAAAAACCGATGAGCTTCAATATTATCAGGAAGCACTGCTGAACCGCCAGTTTTTAAATTATCCGATGATCTTGACGACTCATGTCAGTCTGTTTGACACGATGTTTGGAAGAAGAAAAGAAAGTACCTTTGGATTTCATCAGCTGGCAAACAGCGTTCTTGTATTAGATGAAATCCAGAGTTACCGAAACAGTATCTGGACAGAGATTATTTTGTTTTTAAAAGAATTCGCCTCATTTCTTAATATGAAAATTATTATAATGTCCGCTACACTGCCCAACCTGGATGTGTTATCTCCGGGACTTGAAAATGCCGTGCCTCTGATCAGGAACAGAGAAAAATTCTATTCCCATCCGGTTTTTAAAAACAGAGTACATGCAGATTACAGTCTTATGAAGAAAGAATTTACCATGGAAGATCTGCTGGACCATGTTTTAAAGCAGCAGAATCTTAAGAAAAAGATCCTGGTAGAATTCATAAAAAAAGAATCTGCGTATACATTTTTTCAAATGCTTCAGGAGGATGGACGGCTGGAACTTCCGACGGAACTGCTCACAGGAGATCAGAGTATTCTGGAGAGAAAGCAGGTGCTGAAAAAGATTGATACTGCAGGAAAGCAGGGCATGATTTTGGTGTCAACCCAGGTGATCGAGGCCGGCGCGGATATTGACATGGATATTGGATATAAAAACTGGTCCAAGCTGGACAGTGAGGAACAGTTTATGGGGAGAATCAACAGGTCCTGCAAAAAGAAAGGTGCAGTCGTATACTTCTTTGAAATGGATGATCCTCGGCATATCTACCGGGATGGAGATGCCAGAATTGAGAATCTGGAGTATACTTTGGCCAATGAAGAGATGAGAACGATTCTTTCAGAAAAGGATTTTCAGAAATATTACAAGTCTGTTTTAGAGGTGTTGAAACAAACATTCATGGAAAGTACGGGAGATCACGGAATTGAAGCTTTCTTTGCGACAAAACTTGGGCTGTTAGATCATCCTGAAATCGAAAAAAGAATGCAGCTGATCCAGGATGACATGTGGAGTATGTCGGTTTATCTTTGCCGGAAGGTGGAGGAGGAAGATGGGACTGTGGTTGACGGAAAGGAGATCTGGAACAAGTACAAAAAACTTTTGATGGATCAGAAAATGGATTATTCCGAGAAAAAATATAAACTTTCAGAAGTCAGGAGTAAGATGAATTACTTTACTTATACCATCCAGAGAACAGTCCTAATGTATAGTGACAAAATCGGAGAGCTTTATATGATCGAGGATGGAGAGAAATATTTCCAGAATGGAAGGCTCAATAAAATACTGTTGGAAGGAAAGGACGGGACACCAGATTTTTTGTAG
- the cas5b gene encoding type I-B CRISPR-associated protein Cas5b — MEVCKVTLKGRTAFFKKPDVNSYYYFTYGQIHKVVLLGIFGAILGYSGYESIKTEKRKKDSAEGPGFPEFYERLKDCRFSIVPKNEKGWIPKKIQYFNNSVGYASREQGGNLIIKEQWLESPEWDIFILLDGEESRKLSEALMDRCCVYSPYLGKNDHPADLLNPDIIEAEEVSPEGRQLDCLLPKGKVTFAYLDEDDDEEEDFYKYEEGLPYALNPFTNLYVTEPFVYTNQYVKECELPLYRAGKNIIVFY, encoded by the coding sequence ATGGAAGTATGCAAGGTTACTCTGAAAGGAAGGACTGCTTTTTTCAAAAAGCCGGATGTGAACAGTTATTACTATTTTACTTATGGCCAGATTCATAAAGTTGTTCTTCTCGGAATCTTTGGAGCCATACTTGGCTATTCAGGCTATGAATCCATAAAAACAGAAAAGCGGAAAAAGGATTCTGCGGAAGGACCAGGTTTCCCGGAGTTTTATGAACGTCTCAAAGACTGCAGATTTTCCATTGTGCCAAAGAATGAGAAAGGCTGGATTCCGAAAAAAATCCAATACTTTAATAATTCCGTCGGGTATGCTTCCAGAGAGCAGGGCGGCAATCTGATCATAAAAGAGCAATGGCTGGAATCACCGGAGTGGGATATTTTTATTCTTCTGGATGGTGAGGAGAGCCGTAAACTTTCTGAAGCTTTAATGGACAGGTGCTGTGTTTATTCTCCTTATCTTGGGAAGAATGATCACCCTGCGGATCTTTTAAATCCTGATATCATAGAGGCAGAGGAAGTTTCGCCGGAAGGCAGACAGCTGGATTGTCTGCTGCCAAAAGGAAAAGTTACATTTGCATATTTGGATGAAGATGACGATGAGGAAGAGGATTTCTATAAGTATGAGGAAGGACTGCCATATGCATTGAACCCTTTCACAAATCTTTATGTCACAGAGCCGTTTGTCTATACGAACCAATATGTAAAAGAGTGTGAACTGCCCTTATACCGGGCAGGGAAAAATATCATTGTATTTTATTAA
- a CDS encoding type I CRISPR-associated protein Cas7 has product MDKRVYGVLGISSIMANWNADFTGYPKTTQDGTTFGSDKALKYPMKKMWDNEGKKVLYIKSMKFSEGKKGEVTLVPNSLKERYEHLYDIEDLKKCNDTKEVIENLFQAVDVKNFGATFAEEKNNISITGAVQFGQGFNKYEGTSPEEQQILSPFRDGSKDDKKEEAKNSTLGTKIVSNEAHYFYPFVVNPLAYKEFVQLGVTDGYTEEDYENFKRTALVSATAFATNAKEGCENEFALFVETEPDLYLPNLSEYITFTKGEDKNVIAFKDTEFLDALADKIKSVEIYYNPYTTKLECEIKGAKYYNIITQKEV; this is encoded by the coding sequence ATGGATAAAAGAGTATATGGGGTTTTGGGGATTTCTTCAATCATGGCCAACTGGAATGCGGATTTTACCGGGTATCCCAAAACTACGCAGGACGGAACAACCTTTGGCAGTGATAAGGCACTGAAATATCCAATGAAAAAAATGTGGGACAATGAAGGAAAAAAGGTTCTTTATATCAAATCTATGAAATTTTCCGAGGGGAAAAAGGGCGAAGTGACATTGGTTCCAAATTCCCTGAAAGAGCGTTACGAACATTTATATGACATAGAAGATCTGAAAAAATGTAATGACACGAAGGAAGTAATCGAAAATTTGTTTCAGGCAGTAGATGTAAAAAACTTTGGAGCAACATTTGCCGAAGAAAAAAACAATATATCCATCACTGGAGCCGTTCAGTTTGGGCAGGGATTCAATAAATATGAGGGGACAAGCCCGGAGGAACAGCAGATCTTGTCTCCTTTCAGGGACGGATCAAAAGATGATAAGAAGGAAGAAGCGAAAAACTCTACACTCGGAACAAAAATCGTCAGCAATGAGGCTCATTATTTCTATCCGTTTGTGGTGAATCCTCTGGCATATAAAGAGTTTGTACAGCTGGGTGTGACTGACGGATACACAGAAGAAGACTATGAGAATTTCAAGCGCACAGCGTTAGTTTCAGCAACTGCTTTTGCCACCAACGCAAAAGAAGGCTGCGAAAATGAGTTTGCTCTGTTTGTGGAGACAGAGCCGGATTTATATTTACCAAATCTTTCTGAATACATCACCTTCACAAAGGGTGAAGACAAAAATGTGATTGCATTTAAAGATACAGAATTTTTAGATGCACTTGCTGACAAAATCAAGAGTGTAGAAATTTACTATAATCCATATACAACCAAATTAGAATGTGAAATCAAGGGAGCAAAATACTATAATATTATTACACAAAAAGAGGTGTAG
- a CDS encoding CRISPR-associated protein, producing MLRECTEIFREQLQQNRNLLFDSYIPANGTYLIVKEDGSLCEPVELELDKKSGQINRTNRYFTQICQYDYYSRLIDMNKPQDNKKIIHSNSYLSFFVKKESFQNGKLNTEAIDRYFDAVIYPELKYKGQTLKIYQMLEEEIGCVPKDIAEKIRMWIKENIFHLDVDLSKKDYLKIFFEAPMEQYQRENDRYLVPNIYNSNDYNLEVEGEVYGLPNNNLGMNAKKPFLSSRTKKIEVPFLLNKEEVLLQKQFFDHLMNYAMAGKSNVYIDTDERTICAFKNNEIIDRDFKGYYLRIQKGKEVEIHSSDIVPCYHPSVKKPFVYRNALSYTPKEHKEGTEYGAYYTKEKIQSLLDAVFFSKFLKGNYFTPQDKLGMNDGYIKRNLIISREAVFDWLYKDEEVQAAKVLGNVSLDLVLGALKEGYIFKAMDCFNLRHSLLEYFSDKGENTMENKINQIVTDLKAKLDAEETPEIQSADEYFFAVGQLVQYYISLNKGKKKTHALANPFINAKTDAVLKKKLVQFFLKYNYDIGVSSRRFNNLYCMITEYELKGDIEKDLMIAGYLHSSLIYVPKEDK from the coding sequence TTGCTTAGAGAGTGTACGGAAATATTCAGGGAACAATTACAGCAAAACAGAAATCTGCTGTTCGACTCTTACATACCGGCCAACGGAACCTATCTGATTGTGAAGGAGGACGGAAGCTTATGTGAGCCTGTGGAGCTTGAGCTGGATAAAAAAAGCGGCCAGATAAACCGCACCAACCGTTATTTCACTCAAATCTGCCAGTATGACTATTACAGCAGGCTGATCGATATGAATAAACCGCAGGACAATAAAAAGATCATTCATTCCAATAGTTATCTTTCATTTTTTGTAAAGAAAGAGAGTTTTCAAAATGGAAAACTGAACACGGAAGCTATTGACCGTTACTTCGATGCAGTCATTTATCCGGAGCTTAAATATAAGGGACAGACATTAAAGATTTATCAAATGCTGGAAGAAGAAATCGGATGTGTTCCAAAGGATATCGCAGAAAAGATCCGCATGTGGATAAAAGAGAATATCTTTCATCTGGATGTGGATCTATCCAAAAAAGATTATCTGAAAATATTTTTTGAAGCGCCGATGGAGCAGTATCAACGGGAAAATGACAGATATCTGGTGCCGAATATTTATAACAGCAATGATTATAATCTGGAGGTGGAAGGCGAAGTATACGGACTGCCGAATAACAATCTCGGAATGAACGCAAAAAAACCTTTTCTGTCCAGCCGAACGAAGAAAATTGAGGTGCCGTTTCTGCTGAACAAAGAAGAAGTCCTTCTTCAGAAACAGTTTTTTGATCATCTGATGAACTATGCCATGGCGGGTAAATCCAATGTATATATAGATACGGATGAAAGGACGATATGTGCGTTCAAAAACAATGAAATCATTGACCGTGACTTTAAGGGATATTATCTTCGGATTCAAAAAGGAAAAGAAGTAGAAATCCACAGCAGCGATATTGTTCCATGTTATCATCCTTCTGTGAAAAAACCATTCGTATATCGAAATGCCCTTTCCTATACTCCGAAAGAGCATAAAGAAGGAACGGAATATGGCGCTTATTATACGAAAGAGAAGATACAGAGTCTGCTGGACGCAGTTTTCTTTTCTAAATTTCTTAAGGGCAATTATTTTACTCCGCAGGATAAACTGGGAATGAACGATGGATATATCAAGCGGAATCTCATCATTTCCAGAGAAGCTGTTTTTGACTGGCTGTACAAAGATGAAGAGGTGCAGGCAGCAAAAGTTCTGGGAAACGTATCTTTAGATTTAGTATTGGGAGCGTTGAAAGAAGGTTACATTTTTAAGGCCATGGACTGCTTTAATTTGCGCCACTCACTGTTGGAATATTTTTCGGATAAAGGAGAAAATACGATGGAGAATAAAATAAATCAGATAGTGACCGATCTAAAGGCAAAACTGGATGCAGAGGAAACACCGGAGATACAGTCAGCTGATGAATATTTCTTTGCAGTCGGACAGCTGGTGCAGTATTATATTTCATTAAATAAAGGAAAAAAGAAGACACATGCATTGGCAAATCCGTTTATAAATGCAAAAACAGATGCAGTCTTAAAAAAGAAACTGGTACAGTTTTTCTTGAAATATAATTATGATATTGGAGTATCAAGCAGACGTTTTAATAACCTTTACTGCATGATAACAGAATATGAGCTGAAAGGGGATATTGAGAAGGATTTGATGATCGCAGGGTATTTACACAGCAGTTTGATTTATGTACCAAAGGAGGATAAGTAA
- the cas6 gene encoding CRISPR-associated endoribonuclease Cas6 encodes MDLKVFEIRLKVYLLEDIPVEAVQKKTAALIDICLSRDEALLKFHETNQFKNYSFGNPYPLEKDKIYKKDKVYVITIRTIDPQLAKVFSEKLIHERSDEMQALTCEIKIIPKENKIIDTIYSISPVIVKAERYWRGVFSLQEYEKRLTVNLVKKYNAFCDTKINEDFEFIRMIEVKNRTPITVSYKKIKLLGDKIALKVADNELSQELSYMTLGTGLGEINARGAGFVNYRWM; translated from the coding sequence GTGGATTTGAAAGTTTTTGAAATTCGGCTAAAAGTATATCTGTTAGAAGATATACCGGTAGAAGCAGTTCAAAAGAAGACAGCCGCACTAATTGACATTTGTCTGAGCAGAGACGAAGCACTTCTGAAATTTCATGAGACGAATCAATTTAAGAATTATTCTTTCGGAAATCCATATCCATTGGAAAAGGACAAAATTTATAAAAAGGATAAGGTGTATGTCATAACAATCCGCACCATTGATCCACAGCTTGCAAAAGTATTTTCCGAAAAATTAATTCATGAGCGATCCGATGAGATGCAGGCATTAACCTGCGAAATCAAAATTATCCCCAAAGAAAATAAAATTATTGATACGATTTATTCTATCTCTCCGGTGATTGTGAAAGCAGAACGCTACTGGAGGGGTGTTTTTTCTTTACAGGAATATGAGAAAAGACTGACTGTAAACCTTGTTAAAAAATATAATGCGTTCTGTGATACAAAGATCAATGAAGATTTTGAATTCATTCGTATGATCGAGGTCAAAAACAGAACGCCGATCACTGTATCCTATAAGAAAATAAAACTTTTAGGAGATAAAATCGCGTTAAAGGTAGCAGATAATGAATTGTCACAGGAATTAAGCTATATGACGCTGGGAACAGGACTGGGAGAAATCAATGCGCGGGGGGCTGGTTTTGTAAATTACAGGTGGATGTAG
- a CDS encoding ferredoxin domain-containing protein, with protein MIYEEKELEMEGVLQTARQMCTAARTAPKARGLDFIHTAVVTGKDLKNLADETERLGKEQGQDFYVRDADNLRKSQAVVLIGVTYQQRGLNECCGWCNQTNCQGCRENQSVCVFDPVDLGIALGSAVSVASLNHVDNRIMFSVGKGALSLGMLGPEVKIILGIPLAAAGKAPYFDRK; from the coding sequence ATGATTTATGAAGAAAAAGAACTGGAAATGGAAGGTGTGCTTCAGACAGCCAGACAGATGTGTACGGCTGCCAGAACCGCACCGAAAGCAAGAGGACTGGATTTTATCCACACTGCGGTAGTGACAGGGAAGGATCTGAAGAATCTTGCCGATGAGACAGAGCGTCTTGGAAAAGAACAAGGTCAGGATTTCTATGTGAGAGATGCAGATAATCTCCGCAAAAGCCAGGCGGTGGTTTTGATTGGGGTGACTTATCAGCAAAGAGGGCTGAATGAGTGCTGTGGTTGGTGTAATCAGACAAACTGCCAGGGCTGCAGGGAGAACCAAAGCGTCTGTGTATTTGATCCGGTGGATCTGGGAATCGCACTGGGATCGGCAGTTAGTGTGGCATCCTTAAACCATGTGGACAACCGGATCATGTTTTCTGTTGGAAAAGGAGCACTATCCTTGGGGATGCTGGGACCGGAAGTGAAGATAATCCTTGGAATTCCATTGGCTGCGGCGGGAAAAGCGCCATATTTTGACCGAAAATAA
- the rsmH gene encoding 16S rRNA (cytosine(1402)-N(4))-methyltransferase RsmH → MDNQEEKQKHKRRIRYSGTHPRNYKEKYKELHPDQYPDTVAKVIQKGSTPAGMHISICVKEILEFLQIKPGQTGLDATLGYGGHTQEMLKCLDSKGHLYALDVDAIELEKTRKRLEKLGYGPEILTIRQMNFADIDKIAEEAGPFDFVLADLGVSSMQIDNPDRGFSYKTEGPLDLRLNPEKGVSAAERLRTITRQELQGMLMENSDEPHADVIARAVVSKIKKGTAIDTTTKLREVIEEALEFLPEHEKKEAVKKTCQRTFQALRIDVNSEFEVLYEFLEKLPNVLAKGGRAAILTFHSGEDRLVKKSFKRLLREGVYQEISTDVIRPSAEECRMNSRARSTKMRWAIKE, encoded by the coding sequence ATGGATAATCAGGAAGAAAAACAAAAGCACAAGAGACGTATCCGGTACAGCGGGACCCATCCCAGAAATTATAAAGAAAAGTATAAGGAACTTCATCCGGACCAATATCCGGATACGGTTGCAAAAGTCATTCAAAAAGGCAGTACGCCTGCCGGCATGCATATTTCTATCTGCGTAAAAGAAATCCTTGAGTTCCTTCAGATTAAACCGGGACAGACCGGTCTGGATGCGACTCTGGGATATGGAGGTCATACGCAGGAGATGTTGAAATGTCTTGACTCAAAAGGACATTTGTATGCTCTGGATGTGGATGCCATAGAACTTGAGAAAACAAGAAAACGTCTTGAAAAGCTCGGATATGGGCCGGAAATTTTAACGATCCGGCAGATGAATTTTGCGGATATCGACAAAATAGCGGAAGAAGCAGGACCGTTTGACTTTGTTCTGGCAGATTTAGGGGTCTCATCCATGCAGATTGACAATCCGGACAGAGGGTTTTCTTATAAGACAGAGGGGCCGCTGGATCTGCGCCTAAACCCCGAAAAAGGAGTCTCTGCCGCGGAAAGGCTCAGAACCATCACAAGACAGGAGTTACAGGGGATGCTGATGGAAAATTCTGATGAGCCTCATGCTGACGTGATCGCCCGTGCCGTTGTCTCTAAGATAAAAAAGGGAACAGCCATCGATACGACTACAAAACTCCGGGAAGTGATCGAAGAGGCTCTGGAATTTCTGCCGGAGCATGAGAAGAAGGAAGCTGTGAAGAAAACGTGCCAGAGAACATTCCAGGCTTTGCGCATTGACGTAAACAGTGAGTTTGAAGTCCTGTATGAATTTTTAGAAAAACTGCCCAATGTACTGGCAAAAGGCGGCCGGGCAGCCATCTTGACCTTTCACTCCGGGGAAGACAGGCTGGTTAAAAAATCGTTTAAGCGTCTGCTGCGGGAGGGTGTCTATCAGGAGATATCAACCGATGTGATCCGTCCGTCGGCAGAAGAATGCAGGATGAACAGCCGGGCACGGTCGACAAAGATGAGATGGGCTATAAAAGAATGA
- a CDS encoding peptidoglycan-binding domain-containing protein — MADKGNLKIQVNSTIGYVPVRNATISISYTGESDQVLEEVTTDQNGQTEEVALDAPPVEYSLSPSENQPYSEYNLHVTAPDYEPVTISGAQILADTNGLQNVSMVPLETASTTLDNIVIGPHTLWGDYPPKIAEDEIKPVNESGEIVLSRVVIPEFVIVHDGAITDQTAQNYYVRYKDYIKNVAACEVYSTWPRSTLEANILAIMSFTLNRVYTEWYRNKGHDFTITSSTAYDHKWINGKTTYDSINTIVDEIFASYLSRPNVRQPILTQYCDGKRVSCPEWMTQWGSKYLGDQGYTPIEILRYYYGESMYINTAEQISGIPSSWPGYDLTIGSTGDKVRQMQEQLNRIAKDYPSIPTIPVDGTYGQQTADAVRVFQNVFGLGQTGVVDYPTWYKISEIYVAVSRIAELNP; from the coding sequence ATGGCAGACAAAGGAAACTTAAAAATTCAAGTAAACTCTACCATTGGATATGTTCCGGTGCGGAATGCTACTATATCTATCTCCTATACCGGAGAATCCGATCAGGTTCTCGAGGAAGTAACCACTGATCAGAACGGACAGACCGAAGAGGTAGCACTTGATGCTCCGCCGGTGGAATACAGCCTTTCCCCGAGTGAAAATCAGCCATACTCAGAATATAATCTGCATGTGACGGCGCCCGACTATGAGCCGGTAACGATCTCGGGAGCTCAGATTCTGGCAGATACAAATGGTCTCCAAAATGTTTCCATGGTTCCCCTGGAAACTGCATCTACAACACTCGATAATATAGTTATAGGCCCTCATACTCTCTGGGGGGATTATCCTCCTAAAATTGCAGAAGATGAGATCAAGCCAGTCAATGAATCCGGTGAGATCGTACTTAGCCGGGTAGTGATTCCCGAATTCGTCATTGTCCACGACGGAGCTATTACTGACCAGACTGCCCAAAACTATTATGTGCGCTATAAAGACTACATTAAGAATGTGGCTGCCTGTGAAGTTTACTCAACATGGCCTCGTTCGACCCTGGAAGCCAACATTTTGGCAATCATGTCCTTTACTCTCAACAGAGTTTACACTGAGTGGTACAGAAACAAAGGACACGACTTTACGATTACTTCCTCCACTGCATATGATCATAAGTGGATCAATGGAAAGACAACATATGATTCCATCAATACGATTGTAGATGAAATCTTTGCCAGCTATCTGTCCCGGCCGAACGTACGCCAGCCGATCCTGACACAATACTGTGACGGCAAACGGGTAAGCTGTCCGGAGTGGATGACACAGTGGGGATCTAAATATCTGGGAGATCAGGGATATACTCCTATCGAAATCCTCAGATATTACTATGGAGAAAGTATGTATATCAATACCGCGGAGCAGATTTCAGGCATTCCTTCCTCCTGGCCGGGTTATGATCTGACCATAGGCTCCACCGGTGATAAAGTCCGTCAGATGCAGGAACAATTAAACCGGATTGCGAAGGACTATCCTTCTATCCCTACGATACCGGTGGACGGCACATACGGACAGCAGACGGCCGATGCGGTAAGAGTATTCCAAAATGTATTCGGCCTTGGGCAGACCGGAGTCGTAGATTATCCGACCTGGTATAAAATCAGCGAGATTTATGTGGCTGTAAGCCGGATTGCGGAACTTAACCCTTGA